The Spiroplasma clarkii genome has a window encoding:
- a CDS encoding glycosyl hydrolase-related protein produces MKKTKLFVVPHAHWDKEWYFTKQEADLLLQINMQKLLKIFATKPNYKNFIYDGQSSIIDDYLLFNDDHKAINTAVKNKKLVIGPWYTQPDLFNTTSEGIARNLLIGTNAAKNLGHSMQVAYVPDSFGQSSQMPQIFKKFELDHLIYWRGVKNEDMQNSVLHYWKGIDGTTIKALNFLMGYWIMGSFFPYAQLNLNNVNNLAQKFLKDFSASLKKIKQYNVLSSDKILLPLGGDQAPINEFIPEFIEELNKLDQENEWILSNYEEYFSAIAEVKNLPTITGELKYPQNARIHKTIGSQRYDIKKSLKQTDKLLFDQLEPLIVFSSLVGGDSYKNIINTVLKKLLTSSAHDSLGGCCSDTVNEDVLMRIKNANDTLESLKIYILKCLSVDVHENQIVVFNPLTRVNETNLELTLFTKFKNFELQFQDQNVDYLIKKQKFIHDDVDINVGTFGESTDGKEGYYRTNLITSKINLPSFALSTLKIVEKKDLVTKKVFENDFWSIQVNVDGTVNFKNKLLKKEFKNQYRLKAQIDSGDSYDYSPLDESNKIISKLVENKYLVEASSQVIKVQLQQLYQIENKKDQTLTLELYFLDSNKINVELEMENKNSQIRWTIDLDSNFKNQHSYASQAYADVKRDVEILECKTWREEHWAEKPHPLETNEAYVYLKNNDLKYGVITFGTNEYEIIGKDFSTIAVTLFRSVSCLGKNNLLWRPGRASGTGDFQIKTYDSKMLGKLKFKLVHIVDASKKSFWAYAQEELNAPVWIQKQTLNKYLNKFERFLLIEDVKLKKPQKNIINISNQNVVVKSLKISEDGSCIILRVFNPTEELQNFEIEGVLQPICETNFLEKVELPISLKLQAYEIKTYKLKTRGE; encoded by the coding sequence ATGAAAAAGACCAAGCTCTTTGTAGTTCCCCATGCTCACTGAGATAAAGAGTGATATTTTACTAAACAAGAAGCAGATCTCTTATTACAAATTAATATGCAAAAATTATTAAAGATTTTTGCTACTAAACCAAATTACAAAAACTTTATTTATGATGGGCAGAGTTCAATTATTGATGATTACTTATTGTTTAATGATGACCACAAAGCAATTAACACAGCAGTAAAAAATAAAAAATTAGTTATTGGTCCTTGATACACTCAGCCAGATTTATTTAATACAACTTCAGAAGGAATTGCTCGCAACTTGTTAATTGGCACTAATGCTGCTAAAAATTTGGGTCACTCAATGCAAGTGGCATATGTACCAGATTCATTTGGACAGTCATCACAAATGCCCCAAATTTTTAAAAAATTTGAACTAGATCATTTAATTTATTGAAGAGGTGTCAAAAATGAAGACATGCAAAATTCAGTTTTGCATTATTGAAAAGGAATTGATGGTACAACTATTAAAGCCTTAAATTTCTTGATGGGTTATTGAATTATGGGTTCATTCTTCCCTTATGCCCAATTAAATTTAAATAATGTTAACAATCTAGCACAAAAATTTTTAAAAGATTTTTCTGCTAGTTTAAAAAAAATAAAACAATATAATGTTTTGTCTAGTGATAAAATATTATTACCACTTGGTGGCGACCAAGCCCCAATTAATGAATTTATTCCTGAGTTTATTGAAGAATTAAATAAACTAGATCAAGAAAATGAATGAATTTTATCAAACTATGAAGAATATTTTTCAGCAATAGCTGAGGTTAAAAATTTACCAACTATTACAGGAGAACTAAAGTATCCTCAAAATGCTCGGATTCATAAAACAATTGGTTCTCAACGTTATGATATTAAAAAATCTTTAAAACAAACTGATAAACTTTTATTTGATCAGCTTGAACCATTAATTGTTTTTTCAAGTTTGGTTGGAGGCGACTCATATAAAAATATAATTAATACAGTTTTAAAAAAACTTTTAACTTCAAGTGCTCATGACTCTTTGGGTGGATGTTGCAGTGATACAGTTAATGAAGATGTTTTAATGCGAATAAAAAATGCCAATGATACATTAGAATCTTTAAAAATTTATATTCTAAAATGTTTGTCAGTTGATGTTCATGAAAATCAAATTGTAGTTTTTAATCCATTAACAAGAGTTAATGAAACTAATTTAGAATTGACTTTGTTTACTAAATTCAAAAATTTTGAACTGCAATTTCAAGACCAAAATGTAGATTACTTAATTAAAAAACAGAAATTCATTCATGATGATGTTGATATTAATGTGGGAACTTTTGGTGAATCAACAGATGGTAAAGAAGGTTATTATCGCACTAATTTAATTACTAGCAAAATTAACTTGCCTTCATTTGCATTAAGTACTCTAAAGATTGTTGAAAAAAAAGACTTGGTAACTAAAAAAGTCTTTGAAAATGATTTTTGAAGTATTCAAGTTAATGTCGATGGTACAGTTAACTTTAAAAATAAATTATTAAAAAAGGAATTTAAAAACCAGTATCGTCTTAAAGCCCAAATTGATAGTGGCGACTCATATGATTACTCACCGCTTGATGAGAGCAATAAAATAATTTCAAAATTAGTTGAAAATAAATATTTGGTTGAAGCTTCAAGTCAAGTGATAAAGGTACAATTGCAACAATTGTATCAAATTGAAAATAAAAAAGATCAAACCCTTACTTTAGAGTTATACTTTTTAGATAGTAATAAAATTAATGTTGAGTTAGAAATGGAGAATAAAAATTCTCAAATTCGTTGGACAATTGATTTAGATTCAAACTTCAAAAACCAACATTCATATGCTTCTCAAGCCTATGCAGATGTTAAAAGAGATGTAGAAATTCTTGAATGTAAAACTTGAAGAGAAGAACATTGAGCAGAAAAACCTCATCCCTTAGAAACTAATGAGGCCTATGTTTATTTGAAAAATAATGATTTAAAATATGGGGTCATTACTTTTGGGACTAATGAATATGAAATTATTGGCAAAGATTTTTCAACAATTGCAGTGACTTTGTTTCGCTCAGTTAGCTGTTTGGGTAAAAACAATTTGTTATGAAGGCCTGGAAGGGCTAGTGGTACTGGAGATTTTCAAATAAAAACTTATGATTCAAAAATGTTAGGTAAACTTAAATTTAAACTGGTTCACATTGTTGATGCAAGTAAAAAATCGTTTTGAGCTTATGCTCAAGAGGAGTTGAATGCTCCTGTTTGAATTCAAAAACAAACATTAAATAAATATTTAAATAAATTTGAAAGATTTTTATTAATTGAAGATGTTAAACTAAAAAAACCACAAAAAAATATTATTAATATTTCAAATCAAAATGTTGTAGTAAAATCATTAAAAATAAGTGAAGATGGTTCTTGTATAATTTTGAGAGTCTTTAACCCGACAGAGGAGTTACAAAATTTTGAAATTGAAGGGGTGTTACAACCAATTTGTGAAACTAATTTTTTAGAAAAAGTAGAACTACCAATATCTTTAAAATTACAAGCATATGAAATTAAAACTTATAAATTAAAAACTAGAGGAGAGTAG
- a CDS encoding transposase, whose amino-acid sequence MGHYSAKQKEKIILKFRESKTKAKNFVKSYGISDQTLLNWCKKYDQSGIDGLGAPNSADKEELIILRNEVKELKKKNAELETRNEMWKRIEALISKKK is encoded by the coding sequence ATGGGACATTACTCAGCAAAGCAAAAAGAAAAAATAATTTTAAAATTTAGAGAGAGCAAGACAAAGGCCAAGAATTTTGTTAAAAGTTATGGCATCTCAGATCAAACACTTTTAAATTGGTGTAAAAAGTATGATCAATCTGGAATTGATGGTCTTGGGGCACCAAATTCAGCTGATAAAGAAGAACTAATAATTTTAAGAAATGAAGTTAAAGAACTGAAGAAGAAAAATGCCGAATTAGAAACTAGAAATGAAATGTGAAAAAGAATTGAGGCCCTGATAAGTAAAAAAAAGTAG
- a CDS encoding DDE-type integrase/transposase/recombinase translates to MKQGKPRVRYYDHDFYLNIEQSFIDSGKTYGCKRIAIDLLTKGIAKSSHKKILRYFKMRSISTNNHVKWKNKVAKPEKVGKYPNLLTDPENFDKYGDVFSVDITEKEFNGERYYTCGFYHIKMKKIFGLVTEKNKGNQLVEKSFLKMTDEFGVFLPNSVIHSDNGSEFKAYNYKLMLMYFNLIPSMSRIAKSTDNGWI, encoded by the coding sequence GTGAAGCAAGGGAAACCTAGGGTAAGATATTATGATCATGATTTTTATTTAAATATTGAGCAGAGCTTTATTGATTCAGGAAAAACCTATGGTTGTAAAAGAATTGCAATAGATTTGCTCACTAAGGGGATAGCTAAGTCATCACATAAAAAAATATTGAGATACTTTAAAATGAGAAGCATCTCCACCAATAATCATGTGAAATGAAAAAATAAGGTAGCAAAACCTGAAAAGGTTGGTAAATACCCAAACTTGTTAACTGATCCTGAAAATTTTGATAAGTATGGTGATGTTTTTTCAGTAGACATAACAGAAAAGGAATTCAATGGTGAAAGATACTATACCTGTGGTTTTTATCATATTAAAATGAAAAAAATATTTGGTTTAGTAACAGAAAAAAATAAAGGGAATCAACTTGTAGAAAAATCATTTCTAAAAATGACTGATGAATTTGGTGTCTTCTTGCCAAACAGTGTAATACACTCAGATAATGGTTCTGAATTTAAAGCATATAATTATAAGTTGATGCTAATGTACTTTAATTTGATTCCAAGCATGTCAAGAATAGCCAAGTCTACAGATAATGGTTGGATTTAA
- a CDS encoding glycoside hydrolase family 38 C-terminal domain-containing protein, which yields MKKNLKIYLVPHTHWDKEWYFIKDVSDVYLVDNMKNILNSHKANKDEAQFCWDGQYSIIDDYLKFFPDQKSKLKKLVEQKKLIIGPWYTQPDTFNTLGESIVRNLLVGTKLAQELGHSMQVAYLPDTFGFNSNLPQIISKTNNLGIINWRGADDELVKHNLFNLWEADDGTKYPTYNLFRHGYYTGVGGLLKQYHKNWSKDDEVNWDPDQFASKHAQVYLDWVKSEVEILEARAASTNNRILIPIGSDQMPMVKGWKKVIAAMNEIDPENEYILSDFESFFADLVNDPEVMQKAQTIKGQFRYGKYARAHKTITSSRYDIKKLSREVENLIYKELEPLAVMYKEFKGEYPSEIILEATKLLVSCHAHDSLGGCNTDETNRAIIARLESAQGLVEGQITLIKKRIMEKMKLNQNDILLFNLEPYAFEKEFCIKVNTRKQSFALKENQQNINFGISKQLFFDNDNFKIVDSSTDFINKEQKVYSNLAEKDLNATNFLLEEATGRFQTTVNFKLAMPGFGYKVISLTELEQPTNIVNQKETYIENEFFKIWVEANEIKLFDKKRNQTYSNFLELEAHIDAGDTYDFSPPKEHQEKINQLTDLKILTQVHNNIKVMNLNLVYNFSDITYNEINYQTKSQAINLHIVLNQEKIDYNLEIANQVENIRWRIIFNSEIKNQSNSFADQAYAIVARKINDEHTKTALSEKWVDYPIEIEACESLVYLTDNKTAFGVFTKGTNEYQIIGANQEKIAITLFRGVSRIGNRDLLYRGGRASGINDYPHPTPESNLLKKLEFSLSTYVSEDIFKLNVLSKLNATPSVYYQKQTINQFQWKGDTFVQSQNSLKIKKLPNEISFANILALKNLVVTTIKQTWDKKNNLIRFYNPTSKVLKIESNALGAELNLLEEVQSNSIYEINPNEVKTFVLKLTHEKKSS from the coding sequence ATGAAGAAGAACTTAAAAATCTATCTAGTTCCACATACACACTGAGACAAAGAATGATACTTTATTAAAGATGTCAGTGATGTTTACTTAGTGGACAACATGAAAAACATACTCAACAGTCATAAAGCTAACAAAGATGAAGCACAATTTTGTTGAGATGGTCAATATTCAATTATTGATGATTACCTTAAATTCTTTCCTGATCAAAAAAGTAAACTAAAGAAATTGGTTGAACAAAAAAAACTAATTATTGGACCCTGATACACCCAACCAGATACTTTTAACACATTAGGAGAATCAATAGTTCGAAACTTACTAGTTGGAACAAAATTAGCCCAAGAACTTGGCCACTCAATGCAAGTGGCTTACTTACCAGATACATTTGGTTTTAATTCCAACTTACCCCAAATCATTTCTAAAACAAATAATTTAGGAATCATAAATTGAAGAGGAGCTGATGATGAATTAGTAAAACATAATCTTTTCAATTTATGAGAAGCAGATGATGGAACCAAGTATCCAACTTACAATTTATTTAGACATGGTTATTATACTGGGGTTGGAGGTTTGTTAAAACAATATCACAAAAACTGAAGTAAAGATGATGAAGTGAATTGAGATCCAGATCAGTTTGCTAGTAAACATGCTCAAGTTTATTTAGATTGAGTAAAATCTGAAGTTGAAATTTTAGAAGCCAGGGCTGCCTCAACTAACAACAGAATTTTAATTCCCATTGGTTCAGACCAAATGCCAATGGTTAAGGGTTGAAAAAAAGTTATAGCAGCTATGAATGAAATTGATCCAGAGAATGAATACATCTTGTCTGACTTTGAAAGTTTCTTTGCAGATTTAGTCAATGATCCAGAAGTAATGCAAAAGGCTCAAACCATTAAAGGACAATTTCGATATGGAAAATATGCTCGAGCACATAAAACTATTACTTCATCTCGCTATGATATTAAAAAATTATCAAGAGAAGTTGAAAATTTAATTTACAAAGAACTTGAACCATTAGCTGTTATGTATAAAGAATTTAAAGGTGAGTATCCTAGTGAAATAATTTTAGAAGCCACTAAGCTACTTGTTTCATGTCATGCACACGACTCTTTGGGAGGATGTAATACTGATGAAACTAATAGAGCTATTATTGCTCGTTTAGAATCAGCACAAGGATTAGTTGAAGGACAAATTACTTTAATTAAAAAAAGAATCATGGAAAAAATGAAGTTAAATCAAAATGATATTTTGTTATTTAATTTAGAACCCTATGCTTTTGAAAAAGAGTTTTGCATCAAAGTAAATACAAGAAAACAAAGTTTTGCTTTAAAAGAAAATCAACAAAATATAAATTTTGGTATCAGTAAACAATTATTTTTTGACAATGATAACTTTAAAATTGTTGATTCTTCAACAGATTTTATTAACAAAGAACAAAAAGTTTATTCAAACTTAGCTGAAAAAGATTTAAATGCCACTAACTTTTTACTTGAAGAAGCTACTGGTAGATTTCAAACCACAGTGAATTTTAAATTAGCAATGCCAGGATTTGGTTATAAAGTAATTTCTCTTACAGAGTTAGAACAACCAACCAACATTGTTAATCAAAAAGAAACTTACATCGAAAATGAATTTTTTAAAATTTGAGTTGAAGCCAATGAAATAAAATTGTTTGACAAAAAAAGAAATCAAACTTACTCAAATTTTTTAGAACTTGAAGCTCATATTGATGCTGGAGATACTTATGATTTTTCTCCACCCAAAGAACATCAAGAAAAAATAAATCAGTTAACTGATTTAAAAATACTAACTCAAGTTCATAACAATATTAAAGTTATGAATTTAAACTTAGTTTATAATTTCTCCGATATAACTTACAATGAAATAAATTATCAAACAAAATCTCAAGCAATCAACTTACACATAGTTTTAAATCAAGAAAAAATTGATTACAATTTAGAAATTGCAAATCAAGTTGAAAACATTCGTTGAAGAATTATTTTTAACTCAGAAATTAAAAATCAAAGCAACTCATTTGCAGATCAAGCCTATGCAATTGTTGCTAGAAAAATAAATGATGAACATACCAAAACTGCACTGAGTGAAAAATGAGTTGATTACCCAATTGAAATTGAAGCATGTGAATCACTAGTTTACTTAACAGATAATAAAACTGCTTTTGGAGTTTTTACAAAGGGAACCAATGAATATCAAATCATTGGAGCTAATCAAGAAAAAATTGCAATCACTTTATTTAGAGGTGTATCAAGAATAGGAAATCGTGACCTCTTGTATCGAGGTGGTAGAGCTAGTGGAATTAATGATTATCCTCATCCAACTCCAGAAAGTAACTTACTTAAAAAGTTAGAATTTAGTTTAAGTACTTATGTTAGTGAAGACATTTTTAAACTAAATGTCTTATCAAAATTAAATGCTACTCCAAGTGTTTACTATCAAAAACAAACAATTAATCAATTTCAATGAAAAGGTGATACCTTTGTTCAATCACAAAATAGTTTAAAAATTAAAAAACTACCTAATGAAATTAGTTTTGCAAATATATTAGCATTAAAAAATTTAGTTGTTACAACTATTAAACAAACATGAGATAAAAAAAATAATTTAATTAGATTTTATAATCCAACTTCAAAAGTTTTAAAAATAGAAAGCAATGCATTAGGAGCTGAACTTAACTTGTTAGAAGAAGTACAATCAAATAGTATTTATGAAATTAATCCTAATGAAGTCAAAACGTTTGTTTTAAAATTAACTCATGAAAAAAAGTCTAGTTAG
- a CDS encoding MATE family efflux transporter translates to MKKSLVSDEQLELVKDNLELNFLLPNKLYKNIWVLTLPIYLQLISTVVLSMVNNLLIRWVDGGVWTSVINKANFAYSWFNFIPTFSSAGIFVVIGNLIGKGKKDEIYQSVFQGFVFNLALCCLVILGLIFCKKYIYEWANLPQEYWKTADILYYTNLGALLLVSVHIVMQRVEAASGNLKHLFLVILVSGIINTVIVCGTMFLINPVLSVALGVIISNLFTVIAMFFLNRKHVNYKKMLTDFKKCWDSEILKTILIVIIPSVVETLVFNLAAAVSTKFITDASLLYEDADILFVTLISIQQITNFGLLMSSALGQVSLIYVSRLNGSKLTELCVPVSLKIWYLTLVVAMPFSLITVALTYPLLKIYNIPTEVIWNTGIFMFIIIAVQDIGRSMNQVGLSSLRAVKYTVVPVIVSIVTLLVFNIGFIYLTYSLMQIQKWLGEQNATNQVQVKNIARNYLLIVCGIQAVEEIVRGGLYMILWTKKAWIKKPRKEETNNEKDQALCSSPCSLR, encoded by the coding sequence ATGAAAAAAAGTCTAGTTAGCGATGAACAGTTGGAATTAGTAAAAGATAATTTGGAATTAAACTTTTTACTACCAAATAAACTTTACAAAAACATTTGAGTTTTAACCTTGCCAATCTACTTACAATTAATTTCTACAGTAGTTTTATCAATGGTTAACAATTTATTAATTAGATGAGTTGATGGAGGAGTTTGAACTTCAGTTATCAACAAAGCCAATTTTGCTTATAGTTGATTTAACTTTATCCCAACCTTTTCGTCTGCTGGTATCTTTGTTGTCATTGGCAACTTAATTGGTAAAGGTAAAAAAGATGAAATCTATCAAAGTGTCTTTCAAGGCTTTGTCTTTAACTTAGCATTATGTTGTCTTGTCATTTTAGGTTTGATCTTTTGTAAAAAATATATTTATGAATGAGCAAACCTACCACAAGAATATTGAAAAACAGCAGATATACTTTATTATACAAACTTAGGAGCCTTACTGTTAGTCAGTGTTCACATTGTTATGCAAAGAGTTGAAGCTGCTAGCGGAAACTTAAAACATTTGTTCTTAGTGATTTTAGTATCAGGAATCATTAATACTGTTATAGTTTGTGGCACTATGTTTTTAATAAATCCAGTGCTTAGTGTAGCACTGGGAGTAATTATTTCAAATTTATTTACAGTGATTGCGATGTTCTTTTTAAATCGTAAACATGTTAACTATAAAAAAATGTTAACTGACTTTAAAAAATGTTGGGACTCAGAGATATTAAAAACAATTTTAATTGTAATTATCCCATCAGTTGTTGAAACTTTGGTTTTCAACTTAGCTGCTGCAGTTAGTACAAAATTTATTACTGATGCTTCATTACTTTATGAAGATGCTGATATTTTATTTGTTACTTTAATCTCAATTCAACAAATTACTAACTTTGGTTTATTAATGTCATCTGCTTTGGGTCAAGTTTCTTTAATTTATGTTTCTCGTTTAAATGGCTCAAAACTAACTGAACTTTGTGTTCCAGTTTCATTAAAAATTTGATACTTAACTTTAGTTGTGGCAATGCCTTTTTCACTAATAACTGTGGCACTAACTTACCCATTGTTAAAAATTTATAATATACCAACAGAAGTAATTTGAAACACAGGTATTTTTATGTTTATTATTATTGCTGTTCAAGATATTGGTCGTTCAATGAACCAAGTTGGTTTATCCTCATTAAGGGCAGTCAAGTACACAGTTGTACCTGTAATTGTTTCAATAGTAACTCTACTAGTATTTAATATTGGTTTTATCTATTTAACCTATTCATTAATGCAAATTCAAAAATGATTAGGTGAACAAAATGCAACTAATCAAGTCCAAGTAAAAAATATTGCTCGTAACTATTTATTAATAGTTTGTGGTATTCAAGCTGTGGAAGAAATTGTGAGAGGTGGACTCTACATGATTTTATGAACAAAAAAAGCTTGAATCAAAAAACCCAGAAAGGAAGAAACCAATAATGAAAAAGACCAAGCTCTTTGTAGTTCCCCATGCTCACTGAGATAA
- a CDS encoding MurR/RpiR family transcriptional regulator: MMINISNLTNDEVDFYNYTLKNVDLLIYSSLNEVSRDYGCGISFIYRFFEKIQVSGLKEYIHRLSFQLGMQATTDQDLQEERTTKDKKIGDSNLKTIEGIGYKLLADYNINNNLNYAMMKEQLSKLEYLCETISDVKNIYRFGLGHSELAIKELFGMLEKFGIDVCQHFKDENIDQFIHNMKPNSVFIVYSFRGMHPYTLKLIKKVHQKKNLHSFLLTANSKTKFAKYFQEIIYINNNVRNLDYLNKPVLISPFNSLVFFNDFIKNIYYLINQKALSEKNEFKQEIEGWRNL, translated from the coding sequence GTGATGATAAATATATCAAATTTAACTAACGATGAAGTAGATTTTTACAATTATACATTGAAGAATGTAGACTTGTTAATTTATTCATCATTAAATGAGGTTTCCAGAGATTATGGCTGTGGGATTAGCTTTATCTACAGATTTTTTGAAAAGATCCAAGTGTCTGGTTTAAAAGAATATATCCACAGACTGTCATTTCAATTGGGGATGCAAGCTACCACTGATCAAGATTTACAAGAAGAGAGAACTACGAAAGACAAAAAAATTGGTGATAGTAATTTAAAAACAATTGAAGGTATTGGTTATAAACTATTAGCAGATTATAATATCAACAATAATTTAAATTATGCCATGATGAAAGAACAACTTAGTAAACTAGAATATCTTTGTGAAACAATCTCTGATGTTAAAAATATTTACAGATTTGGCCTGGGTCACAGTGAACTTGCAATCAAAGAATTATTTGGAATGTTAGAAAAGTTTGGAATTGATGTGTGTCAACATTTTAAAGATGAGAACATTGATCAATTTATCCACAACATGAAACCCAATTCAGTCTTTATAGTTTATTCGTTTAGGGGTATGCACCCATATACTTTAAAATTAATTAAGAAAGTTCATCAGAAGAAAAACTTACATTCATTTTTATTAACTGCAAACTCAAAAACAAAGTTTGCTAAGTATTTCCAAGAAATAATCTATATCAATAACAATGTTAGAAATTTAGATTATTTAAACAAACCAGTTTTAATTTCACCATTCAATTCTCTAGTTTTCTTTAATGATTTTATAAAAAATATTTACTACTTAATTAATCAAAAAGCACTTTCAGAAAAAAATGAATTTAAACAAGAAATTGAAGGCTGAAGAAATTTATAA